Sequence from the Bacteroidota bacterium genome:
TTCACCGGCGCCCCGGCCAGCAAGATTCACGTCATCCCACACGGCGTCGATCTCGCGCTGTTCGATGGCGATCAAAACAGAATGAGTGCTGAAGGTCTGGCGGTCCTCTCTCGATTTGGACTTGCGCCCAAAAGCTATCTCCTCTATGCGTCGGCCCTTTGGCGATACAAGAATCAGGACCAACTAATACGCGCTCATGCTATCCTGGTGGCCGAAGGGTATCCCCATCTCAAACTCGTGCTCGCCGGCAAAGGCACCGGCACCGAGCGCGAATATATTGCTAGCCTGCACAGTCTGACTCGATCGCTCGGCACGGAAGACCTCGTCATTTTTACCGGCGGCCTCGCGCAACAGGATTTGCGTTATCTGTACGCTCATGCTCGCGCGTTCGTTTTTCCATCGAGTTACGAGAGCTTTGGCAATCCGATCTTCGAGGCGTGGGCATCCGGTGTTCCAGTCGCGACCGCCAATGTCCACTCATTTCCCGAAATCGTTGGCGATGCCGGGTTGCTGTTCGATCCAACGAGTGTAGAAGATATTGCGAGGACCCTGAGATTGCTTCTTGAAGACGATGCGCTTGCGACGCAACTCATTGCTCGCGGGGCACACCGCGCCGAAGAATTTACCTGGTCGCGAACGGTAGAGCGAACGCTCCGCCTCATCGAAAATGTTAGCAACTCGCGACCGAAAATGGAATAATCCCCGCCAGTAAGTCGTTTCTTATCAGCCAGTTGTACGGATAACTTGGCCCCATTGACCGCTTTCCCCTTCAGCCCCATTATTTAGCCCGAGATGACAAAAGCCGACATCGTAAACCGCGTTGCAACCGCGACCGGTGTAACCAAACTCGAGACAGAAATTCTGGTGGATGGCTTTTTCAAAACGATGGCCGATGCGCTCGCCAACGGCGATCACATCGAGATTCGCGGCTTCGGGACATTCCGGACCAAGAAGCGGAGTCCACGCATGGCCCGCAACCCCCGCACGGGAGAAACGGTCGCGCTTGACGAGCATTTTGTACCGACGTTCAAACCGTCGCGCGATCTTCGGCAACTGATCGACGATCGACAAAAGAGCACGACTTCCTCCCGATCACCAAAATAACTGCGACCTTGAACGATACTTCAACCCCAGAACAACACTCCGTCTTTTGCCCGAGCTGCGCTGCGCGCGTTCCGCTTCCCGATCAGCCCGTCGATCGTATCCAATGCCTGAACTGCGGAACAGAATTTTCCC
This genomic interval carries:
- a CDS encoding glycosyltransferase family 1 protein, with product MRIGIASLGRVAEDTGGRNYLVHFVEELVRQHPPHEFVLFLSEGEHEALGLPSDASIRVITIPNSKRTPLHKVIGEQIKLSAAIRLGKIDVMYYPGNFVALTSRTPAVLAIRSAAHFYGAKYGIRGVRRIVRSLLMPPSARNARAIITPSDDIKQDVIRFTGAPASKIHVIPHGVDLALFDGDQNRMSAEGLAVLSRFGLAPKSYLLYASALWRYKNQDQLIRAHAILVAEGYPHLKLVLAGKGTGTEREYIASLHSLTRSLGTEDLVIFTGGLAQQDLRYLYAHARAFVFPSSYESFGNPIFEAWASGVPVATANVHSFPEIVGDAGLLFDPTSVEDIARTLRLLLEDDALATQLIARGAHRAEEFTWSRTVERTLRLIENVSNSRPKME
- a CDS encoding HU family DNA-binding protein; amino-acid sequence: MTKADIVNRVATATGVTKLETEILVDGFFKTMADALANGDHIEIRGFGTFRTKKRSPRMARNPRTGETVALDEHFVPTFKPSRDLRQLIDDRQKSTTSSRSPK